A stretch of DNA from Saccharospirillum mangrovi:
ACCTGCGCCAGCGCACCGGGTGAAAGCCGGGTCGTGACATCAGGCTCAATGTCGTTGATGACCTCGATGGGCGCGTTTTTGTATTTGGGTTTCAAACTGGTCAGCACTTCGTCGATGTAAGCGTGCAAATTAATGTGACGCAGCTCTTCGCTGGTTTGATCGACCGCCACCTGTTTGAACGAACGAATCAATTGCGCAGCGCGATCCAGATTGGCCGACAGCAAATCGCCGGTTTCCAGGCATTCGCTGAAAAACCGTTCCAGGTCGGATTTTTTCAGTTGATTGTTGCCCAACGCACGTTGCGCCGTACGCGCTTCCGAGGTCAGATGGCTGGCCGCTGTGATGGATATTCCCAGCGGTGTGTTTACCTCGTGCGCCACGCCGCTGACCAGATTACCCAGCGACGCCAGTTTTTCGCTTTGCAGCAATTCTTCCTGAGCAATTTTCAGTTTCTCCAGCGAGTCAGTCAGACTGCGGTTGCTTTGTTGCAATTGCTCGGTACGTTCGGCAACGACTTTTTCCAGATCGTCCTGGTGCTGACGCAGCGCTTTGTCGCGTTCGATCAGGTTGTCATGTTGGCGGTTAAACACTTCGTACAGCTGACCAATTTCATCGCGTCGGCCTTCCAGCAATGGCTCGCGTTGCTGGCTCCATTGGGTGAAATCGTCCGGCGAAATGCGTTGCACGTATTCGCTGAAATGGCGAATTGGCCGTGCCACCAAACGTTGTACGACCCAATACAAAGCCGCCAGTAAAAAAACAATGGCGACGATGGCCGATACCAGCGCGCCGCCGAGTACCAGGCTGACCTGATTGCGGATCAGTTCGTTATCCGAACGCAGGTAAATCCAGCCAATGGTGGTGGGCGTGTCGTTGAAATCGTGAATCACCGGTGTGGCGATAATCAGGGCGTTTTCGGTCGCCAGTTCCGTGCGCTCTTCGGTGGGCTGCAACCAATCCGGATCGCGGTCTGACAGGTCGCCCAAGTGCAGATTGATCTCGCCCTCAATCGATTGAATCGCCACGCCGGAAATGTACGGATCGCGCAGCAATGCTTCGGCCGCACGCGCCACATTGGCGCTGTCGAACGCCCAGATGGATTCGTTGATCAGCGGCAACATGTTGCTCAAGGAGGCATCGACGTTCTGGTCGCGCAGGTTTTCCATGGTCCGCGTCAGCGTCCACGACTGCATCAATATCGTCACCAGAATGGCGCAGGCCACACCCAGAGTGATGGCCGCCAGTAAGCGCCTGGCGAGAAAAGCATTGACCTGAAACATGTCACTACTCGTAAGTGTCTGTCGCAAGATTAGGTCGCGCTGGCGGGTTTCGCCAGTTGGCAAAGAACGCAGAAAGGCAACCGCGGGTCGATGGCTCGGCGCGGCTAATCGGTATTGATCTGCACCGGGCATTGCGGGTGCTGGCAGGTACGGGTATCACACAGACGGCAGGTGCGGTCGCAGCCGGCTTCATCGAACTCCATACTGGCTAACATTTTCTGCATCAGCTGCTCTAAGGCCAGGCGTTCCTCGGCGTTCAACACCGACAAACAATCGCTGAGAAAACTCTGCTTCTCGCGCAAAATGGATTTGCGAACCGCCTTGCCTTTCGGCGTCAAAGCGAGATGGGTAAAGCGGCTGTCGGTGCCACTTTTGGTTTTGGTAATCAGGTCGTCCGCTTCGAGCCTGGCGACAACGCGTGTCGCGGCCGAATGCGTTTCAACTGCCAGGCTGGAGCGTAAATCATCAATCGTCGGATTATGCCGACTGGCAATCTGGTTCAACGCTATGGTGCCGCCTTCCGAACGGCCGGATTTTGATTGCAGTCGACTGTTCAGCCGGTCGGCAAGGGTCAGCGCAAAAGCGCCCAGAATGTTCTCTAAATAGGCCATGCACGCACACCCTCAACGGTTTCGCCGAAGTGTATGCGCGCCGCATGTATGGGGCAAATTTGCCCGCGCTAGGCCGGTTGAGTGGCAAGTTTGTCGGCGGACCAAAGCAATGGCAGTGCAATGATTAATGCTGCCAGCAACAGCCCCGAAATCGCCGCCGCCGCAAGCTCCAGGCTGAACAAAGTTGCCAGCGTACCCACCAGAAAACTGCCGACCGGCATGCCTGCATAACCAATGACTCGAAACGCGGAATTGGCGCGGCCGAGTAACTCAGCCGGCGTCAACCGTTGTCGAAATGCGGTGATGCAGACAAACCAGAAACTGAGTCCGAACCCAGCCAGGAACGTCGTTCCCCAAACGATTTCAACATGCCTGACATAGGCTGGCACGATGAGTAAGGCCGCCGTGCCCAAGCCATCGAGTAAAACCGCCAGCCGTACCTCAATGGCATTGGGCACATAGCGAATGAACAGCGCGCCCGTCATAGCACCAAAGGCATAAGCGGCGAACATGATTCCGTAACGGCTTGGGTCCAATCCCAAATAGTGTTCGCCGGTCACAAAAATAACGAACGACGTTAGAAAAGCGCCAAATGCCACCGACAGAAAAAACGTAAGAATGGTTAACGCCGATAGATGCGGGTTGGAAAAAATAAATCGAAATCCTGCCAGAATGTACTGAAACGTAATGGCGGTCTGATTGTTTATTGGCAGTGCGGGAATTGCCTTTCCGACCAGAAAAACAGCCACCAGAAACGTCACGATAATAATGGCATAGAACAGCGTTGAACTGGCGGCAAGTGCAACGCTGGCAATGACCGGGCCGATAAAGTAAGAAAAGCCAAAATCCAGAAACAATACCATGGAATAGAAAATCGATAATTTGGTGCCACTCATCAGCAACGGCGGCAACGTCATCATGTAAGCCTCAGCCGAAACAACGATGATGCCTGCCATCATGGAGTAGCCAAAAACCGACAGTAAGTTGGCGTTGGTGGTAAAGCTAAACACTAAGACAGCAACAAAAAACACCGAAAAAATAATCAGGGCGTTTAAAGCCAGGCGTTTTTTATTTTGTCGATCCAGAATGGTACCGACAACGATACCAAACAGCGGCCAGGCGATTGAAAACAAACCCTGAGCCCAACTGACGCCCGATACCGAAAGGTTTGCCTGAACGGCAATCAACGGTACGGAGGTTCGCAGCGCACCGCTGATAAACGCCAATAAGATGACCAGCAGGCAGAAATAGCGAAGGTGTTTTTCGGCCAATAATTCGTACATATCGTCTCCGTTACGATGCGCTAAAAACTTCGGTTGTGCCGTCGAGTTTGATCGGCGCGTTCATCATGTCGTCGATGAAACCGTCGATGATGCTTTTATCGATTTGCGGCAGCAGGAAGAAAGTAAGACTGGAGTACCATTGCCAACCCAATTGAGTGAGTTCCAGGTTGAAGTGGTCTTCGGTAACCAGGCCTGCCCGGATGACGTTGGTTAAATTCTGGTAGGTCACCGGATCGACGTTTTCCCAATCAATTCGGCTTTTGTCGGCGTAGCCACTGTAGGGCAACCGCATACACAGTGCTTTCGACGCCTGTTGTGCTGCGGGGACCCAGTTGAAGTGCACTGTTGGCGTTCCCTGTTCTGCGATGTCGGTGATGTAGCGACTGCGGTTCGGGTCGGCACGTGTTACCAGATTGCCGAGAATGGACTGGGCGGACGCGCCAAAACCCACAACGTAATCGTCCTGATAGCCGTGCAGGTATTTGTGATAGCGGAAGTGATTAGCAGAACTCATGCGCGCGTTGTTCAGCGGTAGCTGATTCGCTTCTTTAACGTAGGTGTGGCCGTTGCACGGCGCGTAACCACAGCCTCGCATAAAGGTGTCGCTGATCAGACGCATCATCTGTCGATGTGCCAGACTTGAAGGTTTCATGCCTTCATTGGCATAGGATTTGTGTAATTTTGGTGTGATGGAAATGTTGTTGATCGGGTAGAGATTGATCGCTTCTGGTTTCAACTCGGTCGCGCGTTTTAAGTCGTAGAATAACTCTTCCGCCGATTGATCGTGCATGCCGTACAGAAGGTCAAAACCCACGTTACCGATGATTTCCTGCGACCAGCGCACGGTGTTTTCAATGTCATCAAAAGTGGCGGTTTGGTCGAACAACGGCCGGAACCGGGTGGAAAAGGTTTGCACACCGAAGCTGATTCGATTGACGCCAATGTTGCGCGCTGCGATCAGCTTTTCTTCAGTCACACTTTTGGCTTCGCATTCGAGTGTGAATTCGGCAAGGTTGGTTAGATCAAACTCAGTTTTGAGTATTTTCCCAAGCTGTTGAAGGTGCGCAGCGGACATGATCGAAGGCGTACCACCGCCGATGTAGATGGTGCGAATAGGCCCTTCCAGAGAGTTAACGAACTCAGCTTTTAACTGGATCTCTTTGAATAATGCCGTCATGTATTCGTCGATTTGATCAGCGCTTTTGTAAGCCCCTTTTTGAAACGGGCAGAACGAACAGATGGTGTCGCAAAATGGAATGTGAATATAAAGAGAGACTGTGCGGGCTTTGGTAATTCGTTCGGTAATCGATGGGTTGGTGAAATTTAATTGGCCCCGGTAATCGTCGGAAATTGTGTGAAACAGCGGGTAAGTGAAATTGTAGATGGGCTTTAGCTGATCGAATTTTAGAAAGGGATGATGGATGAGTTGCATGGCTGTTTACCTCGGTAAGGGACGTGATTTTCGGTGAAAGAGCGACCGGTATTACCGGCCGCCCGTACTGCTTACCAGGCGAATTCGCGGAACATAACAACTCCTCCCTGTGTGTTGATATATGTGTGCGTAACGCACGCATATAAGATGTAAGTTTTTCTCCTGGGGTGCAAATTCTTTTTCGGTCAGTGTTTCAGAAATGTCCGCAGTTTAAGAAACGGTGGTGAGATTTACTGGTCTGGCGTGAGTGTTTTCCGTCGCTGTAACGAGATATTAGGCCAGTGCGCCAAGGCGGTTTGAAGCAGGGTTTCTGGTGGTTCGCCGTCAAGCGTCAGACCCAACAACTGCAGTGCCTGTTGCAGGTTTTGGTCGGCGTTAGCGTCGTCCAACGCCGGGGCGTGGTTTTGCTTGCTGAGCTTTTGGCCGTTGTCGCCGACGACGACCGGAAAGTGCGCGTAGTTTGGTGGGTTCGCACCGAGTGTACGAAACAGGGCGCGTTGCCAGGGCGTGGAGTCGAGCAAGTCGATGCCGCGAACAACGTCGGTGATGCCTTGATCGAGATCGTCAACCGTCACCGCCAGTTGGTAGGCGAACGGGCCGTCGCGGCGACGCAATACCACATCGCCCAGTTCAGCGGCCAGATCGATGAGTTGTTCACCTTGGTAGCGGTCGGCATAACGTTCGATTGTGTTGGGCACTTGCCAGCGTATCGCCGCGTCGGGGCGTGGTTGGCGATGTGCGCGGCAATGGCCGGGGTAGACGGCTGAATCGGCCAAATCCTTGCGGCTGCAATGGCACCAGAACAATTGGTCGGCAGCGGCCAGTTGGTCGAGGGCGGCGATGTACGCTTCGCTGCGCTGGCTTTGGTAGCGCACCGTTTCGTCCCAATGCAGGCCGTGCGCTTCGAGGCTGCGCAAAATGGCGTCGGCTGCGCCGGGTTGTTCTCGCGGTGGGTCCAGGTCTTCGATGCGCACCAGCCAGACGCCGTTTTGTGTTTTGGCGTCCAGGTAACTGACCAGCGCCGCGACCAGCGAACCCAAATGCAGCGGGCCGGTGGGCGAGGGCGCAAAGCGGCCGCGGTAGGCTGTGCTTGGCATGGATAACGGCATGAAAGGCGGGGTTCGCATTTGAAGCTCGGCTCGACATTCTGCATGATGCCGTCGCCCCTTCCCAGCCGTGGACCAACCGATGTTGCTCGCCGAACGCACCGCCCGCATTCAACCTTTCCAAGTGATGCAGATTCTCGCTCGTGCCAAAACGCTGGCCGAACAGGGCCGGTCGGTGATTGGGCTTTATGTCGGTGAGCCGGATTTCGGTACGCCGCAGGCGATTGTTGAAGCTGGGCAGGCGGCGCTGGCGAACGGCCACACCGGTTACACCCCGGCGACTGGTCTGCCCGAATTGCGCCGCGCCATCGCTGAACGGTATCGCCGCTGGCATGGCGTCGATCTGGACCCGGCGCGGATTCTGGTTACGCCGGGCGGTTCCAGCGCTTTGTTGCTGGCGTTCGCGGCCAGCATCGACAGCGGTCGCGAAGTGTTGCTGCCGGAACCGGGTTATCCGTGCAATCGCAACTTTCTTGAAGTGATTGGCGCGCAGCCGGTGTCGGTACCGTTGTCCAACAAGGGCCTGCGTTTGTCGCTGCTGGCGCTGGAAGCGGCGCGGACCGGGCAAAGCCAGGGTTTGTTACTGGCATCGCCGTGTAACCCGACCGGTCAGGTTTTGACGCTGGAGGAATGGCAGCAAGCCGCCGATTTTGCCCAGCGCCATGGCTTGGCGTTGTTCGCCGACGAGATTTATCACGGCCTGACCTTCACCGACGCCCTGCCGCCGTCGGCACTGAACGTGACCGATGACGTCTGGGTCACGCAGAGTTTTTCCAAGTTTTATGGCATGACCGGCTGGCGACTCGGTTGGGCAGTGGTGCCGCCCGACGCCATCGATGCCGCCGAACGGCTGGCGCAAAACCTGTATTTGTCAGCCCCGTCGATGGCGCAACACGCGGCCTTGGCCGCGTTCGAGCCCGAGGTGGAAGCCGAATGTTTTGCGCGCCGCGACGAACTGCGCGCGCGTCGCGATTATCTGGCACCGCAACTGGAAGCGCTCGGCTTGCCGTTGTTAGCGCGGCCAGACGGGGCGTTTTATCTGTACGCCGATATGTCGGCTTATGGCGACGACGCGCTCGACTGGTGCGATCGCTTGCTCGAAGAAACCGGCGTGGCAATTACGCCGGGCATCGATTTTGGCGGCGCGACGCAGGATCGCGCGGTGCGGATTGCGTATACGGCGGAGGTGAAGGTGCTTAAGGAGGCCGTCGCGAGGTTGGCTGCTTTTACCGGGAGACGCTGAACGGGAGACGGGAGACGCCAGTTACAGCTAACCCAGCGTCTTCCGTCTCCCCGGCGCGCAGCGCCTAAGCGTCTCCCGTCAAAACGATCACATCGTTTTGAATAACAAACTCCACCGGCGTCAGATTCTCACCCTGGCACGGGCCGGCTAAACAGTGGCCGCTTTCGATCTCGAACAGGGCGCCGTGGGTGGAGCATTGGATCAGCGCGCCGTCCATGTCGAGAAATTCGTTTTCCATAAATTCCAGCGCCACGCCCAGGTGCGGGCAGACGTTTTTGTAGACGTAGATTTCGCCGTCTTTGCGCACGGCAAACACCGGGTTGTCGGGCAAATCGAAGCCCAGCGATCGGCCTTCTTCCAGGTCGTGGACGCTGCACAGTTCGGTCATCGGTTTCCTCGTTTTTTCATTTCAATTAATGCGTGATGATCAGCGGACCGGCGTGATGCGGATGCGGTTGCACCGTCACCTCGAGCCCAAAATGCTGTTGAATGTTGGCGGCGGTCAGCACTGAATCCGGTGTGCCGCTGCACACGGCGTGGCCGCGATTCAGCAGCAGAATGCGATCGGCGTAATGCGCCGCCAGATTCAGATCGTGCACCACCAGCAACACGCCAACGCCGCGCCGGGCAAACTGGCGCACCGCCTGGAACAACGTCTGCTGATGGTGCAGATCAAGTCCGCTGGCCGGTTCGTCGAGCAGCAAAAAGCGGTCGCCTTCCGGTTGGGCGTCCCAGATTTGTGCCAGCACCCGCGCCAGATGCACGCGTTGACGCTCGCCACCGCTGAGGGTGTGAATGTGCCGTTCCGCGAAGTCGGTTAAGTCACACAGCGCCAGGGCATCGGCGACGATGGCGTCGTCCCGCGCCCGGCCTGTGGCGTGCGAATAGCGGCCAAGGGCGACAACATCGGCGACCTGAAAATCGAAGTTTAGCCGGTGGTGTTGTGGCAGCACCGCGAGCAGCCGCGCGCGGTCCGGGCCGTTCCAGGCGCGCAGCGCTTTGTCGTGCAGGCGCACGGTGCCGGAACTGGGTGTTAATTCGCCGCTGAGCAATTGCAGCAGGCTCGATTTACCCGCGCCGTTCTGGCCGATCAGCGCCAACACTTCGCCCGCTTTTACACTCACTGAAACGTCACTGAGCGTTGCCACGTCGGGCCAGCGATACAGCGTCAGTTGGTCGGCCTGCAAACTCACGACAGCACCGTCCGCTGGCGCTGAATCAGGTAGACAAAAAAAGGTCCGCCGAGCAGCGAAGTAATGATGCCGACCGGCAATTCGGCGGGGCTGATAACGGTGCGCGCCAGCCAGTCGGCCCACAGCGTCAGCAACGCGCCGACGCCCAGACTGAGCGGCAACACGCGGCGATGATCCGGCCCGACCAGCAAGCGCACCATGTGCGGCACGACCAGGCCGATAAAACCAATGATGCCGGTGAACGCGACCGCCGCACCCACACTGGCAGCGCTGAGATAAACCACTTGTCGCTTTAACCGGCGCACGTCGAAACCTAAATGTCGGCATTCGGGTTCGCCGAGCAGCAGCGCATTCAGTGGCCGGTACAGCCGCAACGCCAACAGGCTGACGACCAGCAACACGGCTGCCGTCAGCGACACCGAGCGCCAGTCGGCCGCGCCGAACGAGCCAAGCGACCAGAAAGTCAAAGTACGCAGTTGTTCGTTGCTGGACAGGTAGGCGCACAGGCCGATACCGGCTGCTGCGACCATGTTGAAAGCGACGCCCGCCAGAATCAGCCGCAGCGGCGAGGCGAGGCTGTCGCGACCGAGCAGCATGACGAGTTGAGTGGCGATCAAACCACCGACGAACGCGATGGCCGGCAAGGCAAGGGTCGACAACACCGCCGGCAAGGCCGCCAACGCAGCCGGTGCCAGAATCAGGCTGGCGACGACGGCCAAGGTTGCGCCGCTCGATACGCCCATCAAACCGGGTTCGGCCAACGGATTGCGAA
This window harbors:
- a CDS encoding Rieske (2Fe-2S) protein, whose protein sequence is MTELCSVHDLEEGRSLGFDLPDNPVFAVRKDGEIYVYKNVCPHLGVALEFMENEFLDMDGALIQCSTHGALFEIESGHCLAGPCQGENLTPVEFVIQNDVIVLTGDA
- a CDS encoding sensor histidine kinase, producing MFQVNAFLARRLLAAITLGVACAILVTILMQSWTLTRTMENLRDQNVDASLSNMLPLINESIWAFDSANVARAAEALLRDPYISGVAIQSIEGEINLHLGDLSDRDPDWLQPTEERTELATENALIIATPVIHDFNDTPTTIGWIYLRSDNELIRNQVSLVLGGALVSAIVAIVFLLAALYWVVQRLVARPIRHFSEYVQRISPDDFTQWSQQREPLLEGRRDEIGQLYEVFNRQHDNLIERDKALRQHQDDLEKVVAERTEQLQQSNRSLTDSLEKLKIAQEELLQSEKLASLGNLVSGVAHEVNTPLGISITAASHLTSEARTAQRALGNNQLKKSDLERFFSECLETGDLLSANLDRAAQLIRSFKQVAVDQTSEELRHINLHAYIDEVLTSLKPKYKNAPIEVINDIEPDVTTRLSPGALAQVVTNLVINSLMHGFDDGQRVGQIRFSSAAASNHRISLVYEDNGVGMSEETLKHIFDPFYTTRRSSGGSGLGMNIVFNLVTGKLGGRIQIHSPPHDGCRFRITLPLKTNAELAEGL
- a CDS encoding heme ABC transporter ATP-binding protein, with product MSLQADQLTLYRWPDVATLSDVSVSVKAGEVLALIGQNGAGKSSLLQLLSGELTPSSGTVRLHDKALRAWNGPDRARLLAVLPQHHRLNFDFQVADVVALGRYSHATGRARDDAIVADALALCDLTDFAERHIHTLSGGERQRVHLARVLAQIWDAQPEGDRFLLLDEPASGLDLHHQQTLFQAVRQFARRGVGVLLVVHDLNLAAHYADRILLLNRGHAVCSGTPDSVLTAANIQQHFGLEVTVQPHPHHAGPLIITH
- a CDS encoding aminotransferase class I/II-fold pyridoxal phosphate-dependent enzyme — protein: MLLAERTARIQPFQVMQILARAKTLAEQGRSVIGLYVGEPDFGTPQAIVEAGQAALANGHTGYTPATGLPELRRAIAERYRRWHGVDLDPARILVTPGGSSALLLAFAASIDSGREVLLPEPGYPCNRNFLEVIGAQPVSVPLSNKGLRLSLLALEAARTGQSQGLLLASPCNPTGQVLTLEEWQQAADFAQRHGLALFADEIYHGLTFTDALPPSALNVTDDVWVTQSFSKFYGMTGWRLGWAVVPPDAIDAAERLAQNLYLSAPSMAQHAALAAFEPEVEAECFARRDELRARRDYLAPQLEALGLPLLARPDGAFYLYADMSAYGDDALDWCDRLLEETGVAITPGIDFGGATQDRAVRIAYTAEVKVLKEAVARLAAFTGRR
- a CDS encoding MFS transporter, which translates into the protein MYELLAEKHLRYFCLLVILLAFISGALRTSVPLIAVQANLSVSGVSWAQGLFSIAWPLFGIVVGTILDRQNKKRLALNALIIFSVFFVAVLVFSFTTNANLLSVFGYSMMAGIIVVSAEAYMMTLPPLLMSGTKLSIFYSMVLFLDFGFSYFIGPVIASVALAASSTLFYAIIIVTFLVAVFLVGKAIPALPINNQTAITFQYILAGFRFIFSNPHLSALTILTFFLSVAFGAFLTSFVIFVTGEHYLGLDPSRYGIMFAAYAFGAMTGALFIRYVPNAIEVRLAVLLDGLGTAALLIVPAYVRHVEIVWGTTFLAGFGLSFWFVCITAFRQRLTPAELLGRANSAFRVIGYAGMPVGSFLVGTLATLFSLELAAAAISGLLLAALIIALPLLWSADKLATQPA
- the gluQRS gene encoding tRNA glutamyl-Q(34) synthetase GluQRS, which produces MRTPPFMPLSMPSTAYRGRFAPSPTGPLHLGSLVAALVSYLDAKTQNGVWLVRIEDLDPPREQPGAADAILRSLEAHGLHWDETVRYQSQRSEAYIAALDQLAAADQLFWCHCSRKDLADSAVYPGHCRAHRQPRPDAAIRWQVPNTIERYADRYQGEQLIDLAAELGDVVLRRRDGPFAYQLAVTVDDLDQGITDVVRGIDLLDSTPWQRALFRTLGANPPNYAHFPVVVGDNGQKLSKQNHAPALDDANADQNLQQALQLLGLTLDGEPPETLLQTALAHWPNISLQRRKTLTPDQ
- a CDS encoding FecCD family ABC transporter permease produces the protein MTARTLAWLLPPVLLLSALLALSVGPSSLELTQVWQALWHPGDGINAVIVWQIRLPRLMLALCVGALLGLSGALVQGLFRNPLAEPGLMGVSSGATLAVVASLILAPAALAALPAVLSTLALPAIAFVGGLIATQLVMLLGRDSLASPLRLILAGVAFNMVAAAGIGLCAYLSSNEQLRTLTFWSLGSFGAADWRSVSLTAAVLLVVSLLALRLYRPLNALLLGEPECRHLGFDVRRLKRQVVYLSAASVGAAVAFTGIIGFIGLVVPHMVRLLVGPDHRRVLPLSLGVGALLTLWADWLARTVISPAELPVGIITSLLGGPFFVYLIQRQRTVLS
- a CDS encoding MarR family winged helix-turn-helix transcriptional regulator — translated: MAYLENILGAFALTLADRLNSRLQSKSGRSEGGTIALNQIASRHNPTIDDLRSSLAVETHSAATRVVARLEADDLITKTKSGTDSRFTHLALTPKGKAVRKSILREKQSFLSDCLSVLNAEERLALEQLMQKMLASMEFDEAGCDRTCRLCDTRTCQHPQCPVQINTD